Proteins co-encoded in one Rhodopirellula bahusiensis genomic window:
- a CDS encoding DUF1559 domain-containing protein: MKFSETLRRGFTPIELLVVIAIIGILVGLLLPAVQAAREAARRMSCQNNMKQIGLALHNYQSAFRTFPPGWLGNDEATRQPFVDGPSGWAWSAMILSQMEQAAVNDEIDWGRSILDAQNEVPRLTELPTFRCPSDVGDPTWEIEDRDSGATLTRLSTSNYPGCFGTVEIDECEDVPIGSVCESDGIFFHNSRTAFRDIRDGTSHTIMVGERTSLLSMSTWTGSAPNGEDSFARVLGVGDHAPNYPEALPEDFSSLHEGGAQFTFADGHVRFITESIDEDIYKALCTRAGGEVPRDDY, from the coding sequence ATGAAATTTTCCGAAACGCTCCGGCGTGGTTTTACGCCGATTGAGCTTCTCGTCGTGATTGCGATCATCGGCATTCTGGTCGGGTTGCTGCTTCCTGCCGTCCAAGCCGCCCGCGAGGCGGCTCGACGGATGAGTTGTCAAAACAACATGAAGCAGATTGGACTAGCCCTGCATAATTATCAAAGTGCCTTCCGAACTTTTCCGCCTGGCTGGTTGGGCAATGATGAAGCCACGCGGCAGCCGTTCGTGGATGGCCCATCCGGTTGGGCCTGGTCCGCGATGATCCTCAGTCAAATGGAACAGGCTGCCGTGAATGACGAAATCGACTGGGGCCGGTCGATACTTGACGCACAGAACGAAGTGCCACGCCTGACGGAACTTCCGACCTTCCGGTGCCCCTCGGACGTCGGCGACCCGACGTGGGAAATCGAAGATCGTGATTCAGGTGCGACGTTGACCCGGCTGAGTACATCGAACTATCCCGGTTGTTTCGGAACCGTTGAGATTGACGAGTGTGAAGATGTCCCGATCGGAAGCGTTTGCGAATCCGACGGCATTTTCTTTCACAACAGCAGGACGGCATTTCGCGACATTCGTGACGGTACAAGCCACACGATCATGGTGGGTGAACGCACCTCGCTGCTGAGCATGTCCACATGGACCGGCAGCGCGCCGAACGGTGAGGACAGCTTTGCGCGTGTGTTAGGCGTCGGCGATCATGCACCCAACTATCCCGAAGCGTTGCCCGAAGACTTCAGCAGTCTGCACGAGGGAGGTGCCCAATTCACCTTTGCCGATGGCCACGTTCGTTTCATTACCGAGTCGATCGATGAAGACATTTACAAAGCATTGTGCACGCGAGCGGGTGGTGAGGTTCCTCGTGACGACTACTAA
- a CDS encoding copper oxidase, with translation MTNPEDRRKFLKVGTIAAAAGLAGKAMAQEGNGDLNLPNAPDAPSPIGNASAEPSIPDGSDAVAEIDGFSRFKPSRGNDPDSDYYIGKKMPGFRPASTGPAPFEAPDLDKLPWKMVNGAKEFQLVPMAVEREFLPGYRMNVYGYNGSMPGPTIEVTQGDRVRIVVTNELPEDTFVHWHGFELPVQYDGAATLTQNPIKPGQTMVFEFDVHEEGTFFYHSHVPMQEAFGQVGWFIVHPKKVYDPPVDRDFGLIFQNFFVEPTQTVADSWKMDWNWHTINGRSGPLTTPLVCKHGERVRIRLMNFAPMQHHPIHLHGHTYWETGHEGARTPSSAWIPRNNSLVGIAQATNFEFIANNPGDWIFHCHMVHHMMNHMTRQVGPRIRKGVNVDRYLQDTSTRPAVDFTRNDPGFNTPGYPQKMLGMERTMPQMEAIWNRREVRGMRANYPMAVKGLMTVLRVLPDDLYKLVMESNEPVEKGAVFAEIVRRFGDPERYEAAPKMMGMNM, from the coding sequence ATGACTAATCCAGAGGACCGACGTAAATTTTTGAAAGTGGGAACGATTGCCGCCGCCGCGGGGCTGGCGGGCAAGGCAATGGCCCAAGAAGGCAACGGCGATTTGAACTTGCCCAATGCCCCGGATGCTCCGTCGCCGATCGGGAACGCGTCGGCTGAACCCAGCATCCCCGACGGATCAGACGCAGTCGCGGAAATCGATGGCTTCAGTCGGTTCAAGCCGTCTCGCGGTAACGATCCGGATTCGGACTATTACATCGGGAAAAAGATGCCGGGCTTTCGTCCCGCGTCGACAGGTCCGGCCCCGTTCGAGGCTCCGGACTTGGATAAGCTGCCTTGGAAGATGGTCAACGGCGCGAAGGAGTTCCAATTGGTGCCGATGGCAGTCGAGCGAGAATTCCTGCCGGGCTATCGGATGAATGTCTATGGCTACAACGGCAGCATGCCGGGGCCAACGATTGAAGTGACGCAGGGTGATCGCGTACGCATTGTCGTAACGAACGAATTGCCGGAAGACACCTTTGTCCATTGGCACGGGTTTGAATTGCCGGTCCAGTATGACGGAGCGGCGACGCTAACGCAGAATCCGATCAAGCCGGGGCAGACAATGGTGTTTGAATTCGATGTCCATGAGGAAGGCACGTTCTTCTATCATTCGCATGTCCCGATGCAAGAAGCGTTTGGACAGGTCGGTTGGTTCATCGTTCATCCGAAAAAGGTTTACGATCCGCCAGTTGACCGTGACTTCGGCCTGATCTTTCAAAACTTCTTTGTTGAACCGACGCAGACCGTTGCTGATAGTTGGAAGATGGATTGGAACTGGCATACAATCAACGGACGTAGCGGGCCGCTCACCACACCGCTGGTCTGCAAACATGGCGAACGTGTCCGCATTCGCTTGATGAATTTTGCTCCGATGCAGCACCACCCGATCCACTTGCATGGGCACACGTATTGGGAAACGGGCCACGAAGGAGCACGAACTCCGAGCAGTGCTTGGATTCCTCGCAACAACTCACTTGTGGGGATTGCTCAAGCGACCAACTTTGAGTTTATCGCCAACAACCCTGGCGATTGGATTTTCCATTGCCACATGGTTCACCACATGATGAACCACATGACACGGCAAGTTGGACCGCGGATTCGCAAAGGTGTGAACGTGGATCGTTACTTGCAGGACACATCGACGCGGCCGGCCGTTGACTTCACTCGCAATGATCCAGGCTTCAACACGCCCGGCTATCCGCAAAAGATGTTGGGCATGGAGCGAACGATGCCCCAGATGGAGGCGATCTGGAATCGTCGCGAGGTCAGGGGCATGCGGGCGAACTATCCGATGGCGGTGAAGGGCTTGATGACCGTTCTGCGAGTCTTGCCGGATGACCTTTACAAATTGGTGATGGAAAGCAACGAGCCGGTCGAAAAGGGGGCCGTGTTTGCCGAAATCGTGCGCCGCTTCGGCGACCCAGAGCGTTATGAGGCCGCTCCCAAGATGATGGGCATGAACATGTAG
- a CDS encoding metal-sensitive transcriptional regulator: MKVSRHMLSEDDKKRIHHRIRRIIGQAEAVDRMVQEEAPCVDVVMQISAASGALSKVAQLVLQDHLAGSLSDAASSDDAAQREAILQELIVLFDKYASTK; encoded by the coding sequence GTGAAAGTCAGCCGCCATATGCTGAGCGAAGACGACAAAAAACGAATTCATCATCGGATTCGGAGAATCATCGGACAGGCCGAGGCCGTCGATCGCATGGTGCAGGAAGAAGCACCATGCGTGGATGTCGTCATGCAGATTAGTGCCGCGTCGGGCGCACTTTCCAAAGTGGCGCAACTCGTCCTTCAGGACCACCTCGCTGGCAGTCTGTCGGACGCGGCGTCGTCCGATGATGCTGCCCAGCGGGAAGCGATCTTGCAGGAGCTGATCGTCCTTTTTGATAAGTACGCATCGACGAAATAG
- a CDS encoding potassium channel family protein — protein MNMWLLTILGTIIVALSILETFMAVLHPRAVTGPVTSFVNRMFHKLLKTSIGQSSYVTLLSGPVLIVTQVICWASLLLLAFSLIVWPQLGSGIVASSGKPTDTTIWAAIYYAGFTVTTLGVGDLVPKTAAMQLLTILAAGLGFSFFTLVLAYVISIYSTLSRRNQFANEIDYRTAQTGDSLRYLVPYLSSDEMPLLNQDLYTLSANMAELLESHHFYPSLHYFRFAEDRYAMSRVLRFCLEVASLIKAMQETGGPAANAVTEPADRLWHASLQMLRDTEKHFVVCKSQEPPEEVGTANRLISQMAQADTSQRVSNENAFLDRYAQLANTWSTDLHSLVLCMGSQIDGRLDDQHPNRHRNHDAVFDDSH, from the coding sequence ATGAACATGTGGTTACTCACCATTCTGGGGACGATCATTGTCGCTCTGAGCATCCTGGAAACGTTCATGGCGGTGCTGCATCCGCGAGCGGTTACCGGGCCGGTCACTTCGTTTGTGAACCGGATGTTTCATAAGTTGTTGAAGACATCAATCGGGCAGTCGAGCTATGTCACCTTGTTGAGTGGCCCGGTGTTGATCGTGACTCAGGTGATCTGCTGGGCGTCGCTGTTGTTGCTCGCCTTCAGCCTGATTGTTTGGCCACAGTTGGGAAGCGGCATCGTTGCCAGTTCCGGAAAGCCAACGGATACAACGATCTGGGCGGCCATCTACTACGCCGGTTTTACCGTGACCACTCTTGGGGTAGGTGATCTCGTTCCCAAAACCGCAGCGATGCAGCTTTTGACCATCCTGGCGGCTGGGCTTGGTTTCAGCTTTTTCACCCTGGTATTGGCTTACGTCATCTCGATCTATTCGACGCTTTCTCGTCGCAATCAATTTGCTAACGAGATTGATTACCGAACTGCACAGACGGGTGATAGCCTGCGATACTTGGTTCCGTATCTTTCGTCCGATGAGATGCCACTGTTGAACCAAGACCTTTACACACTCTCGGCAAACATGGCGGAACTATTGGAGTCGCATCATTTTTATCCATCGCTGCACTATTTTCGATTTGCCGAAGACCGTTACGCCATGAGCCGCGTGTTGCGATTTTGTTTGGAGGTGGCGTCGTTGATTAAAGCAATGCAAGAGACGGGTGGCCCCGCCGCGAATGCAGTCACGGAGCCTGCTGACCGATTGTGGCACGCCAGCCTGCAAATGCTTCGTGACACTGAAAAGCATTTTGTCGTTTGCAAGTCGCAAGAACCGCCGGAGGAAGTGGGAACAGCGAACCGGTTGATCTCGCAGATGGCTCAAGCAGATACTAGCCAACGGGTCAGCAATGAAAACGCCTTCTTGGATCGCTACGCTCAGTTAGCCAACACTTGGTCAACGGACTTACATTCGCTTGTGCTTTGCATGGGCAGTCAGATTGATGGTCGCTTAGATGACCAGCATCCCAATCGCCATCGCAATCATGACGCTGTTTTCGATGATAGTCACTGA
- a CDS encoding TolC family protein — translation MSTLSRVGRFLASTSLLVSATVATAQQPITDSERIQRRGTDVNNPYPPTSPQDLRPRIGEKFTEPPPVPPVPESLSQGMIVSDEPALTLASLESMACSQNPTLTQAQAQIQSGLGKAIQAGLIPNPTLQYVGEQVGVGGTAGEWQGAVFSQRIVTARKLQLSRAKFLQLTRAAEWRAMEQQYQVLNDLRISFWMTLGQQELVQIHQDILKNAEDAVVTSRELYNAGQATHAAMHDANILLQQARLDLMLAQNNFRQNWWEMISIAGARMQPTPLLGTLEGEVNLIDFDVALDRLLSESPQILAARAKLVADEIKVKRETVEPIPDIVVNYGYGRNLEAKENTHMTGLAIEVPLYDWNQGTIRQAESDVVRQRGEINRVELTLQRDLARAYQIYFTALQNVRSYQEVIVPESKLAYEVLLDAYEEDRVDWPQVLESQIKYYRLRAQYINHLVAWRSNETLIAGYLLNGGLMAPTGPQPPGHISAVPKPR, via the coding sequence ATGTCAACGCTCAGTCGTGTCGGTCGCTTCCTGGCGTCGACGTCTCTTCTTGTTTCCGCCACGGTTGCGACCGCACAGCAGCCGATCACCGATTCCGAGCGCATCCAACGACGGGGCACGGACGTCAACAACCCTTACCCGCCGACGTCGCCGCAGGACCTTCGTCCTCGCATCGGCGAGAAATTCACCGAACCACCACCGGTCCCACCGGTTCCCGAATCACTCTCTCAAGGCATGATCGTCAGCGACGAACCCGCCCTGACATTGGCGTCATTGGAGTCGATGGCGTGCAGTCAAAACCCGACCCTGACCCAGGCCCAAGCTCAGATTCAAAGCGGACTGGGCAAGGCAATCCAGGCCGGATTGATTCCGAACCCGACGCTGCAATACGTCGGCGAACAAGTCGGCGTCGGTGGGACAGCCGGCGAGTGGCAGGGGGCAGTGTTCTCGCAGCGAATCGTGACCGCCCGAAAATTGCAACTCAGCCGTGCCAAGTTCTTGCAGCTCACGCGAGCTGCCGAGTGGCGAGCGATGGAGCAACAGTACCAAGTGCTCAATGATTTGCGGATCAGCTTCTGGATGACACTTGGGCAACAAGAGCTTGTTCAAATTCACCAAGACATTTTGAAGAACGCCGAAGACGCCGTCGTCACCTCACGCGAGTTGTACAACGCCGGTCAAGCGACTCACGCGGCCATGCATGATGCCAATATCTTGTTGCAACAAGCTCGTTTGGATCTGATGCTTGCCCAGAACAACTTTCGCCAGAACTGGTGGGAGATGATCTCGATCGCCGGGGCGAGAATGCAGCCCACTCCGTTGCTTGGAACCTTGGAAGGTGAAGTCAATCTGATTGATTTCGATGTGGCTTTGGATCGTCTGCTAAGCGAAAGCCCACAAATCCTGGCCGCGCGAGCTAAATTGGTCGCCGACGAAATTAAGGTCAAGCGTGAGACCGTCGAACCGATTCCGGACATTGTTGTAAATTACGGTTACGGTCGTAACCTTGAAGCCAAAGAGAATACTCACATGACGGGCCTCGCAATCGAGGTTCCGTTGTACGATTGGAACCAAGGAACAATTCGTCAAGCAGAATCAGACGTTGTGCGTCAACGTGGCGAAATCAACCGGGTCGAGTTGACGTTGCAACGCGACCTTGCTCGCGCCTACCAAATCTATTTCACCGCGCTGCAAAACGTTCGCAGCTACCAGGAGGTGATTGTGCCAGAATCGAAACTGGCCTACGAAGTCTTACTCGACGCCTACGAGGAAGACCGTGTCGATTGGCCACAAGTCCTCGAAAGTCAAATCAAGTACTACCGCCTGCGAGCACAGTACATCAATCACCTGGTCGCGTGGCGCAGCAACGAAACGCTGATCGCCGGCTACCTGCTCAACGGCGGCTTGATGGCCCCGACTGGCCCGCAGCCTCCGGGACACATCTCGGCCGTACCGAAACCGAGGTAG
- a CDS encoding heavy-metal-associated domain-containing protein, giving the protein MNQPNVTIEEIESMTVTVSTNMTCGGCLAKVAPLLENDPTIVSWDSDLNDPRKLVRAELSSEGSPDRIVELMNQAGFRAEVVNEPNSPKPEQIEDGKTTFNLKTYKPLLLVVLYVLGGAFLLESNQDQWNWMRFMSNFMGMFFLGFAFFKLLNVEKFADAFATYDVIARRSRTYAISYPWIEVALGLLFVTGSLLTVANILTAAIMSIGLVGVIMAVRKKQAIQCACLGTAFNLPMSSVTIIENSVMIAMAIGMLVI; this is encoded by the coding sequence ATGAACCAACCAAATGTGACCATCGAGGAAATTGAATCCATGACAGTGACCGTTTCAACAAATATGACTTGCGGAGGATGCCTCGCGAAAGTTGCCCCTCTGCTGGAGAACGATCCAACGATCGTAAGCTGGGACTCTGATCTAAATGATCCTCGCAAACTCGTTCGAGCAGAGCTTTCATCCGAGGGTAGCCCGGATCGAATCGTTGAGTTGATGAATCAAGCAGGTTTCCGGGCAGAAGTCGTCAACGAACCAAATTCTCCGAAACCAGAACAAATCGAAGATGGAAAAACGACATTCAATCTCAAGACGTACAAACCACTCCTTTTGGTTGTTTTGTACGTCCTCGGCGGCGCATTTCTCTTGGAGTCAAATCAGGATCAATGGAATTGGATGCGATTCATGAGCAACTTCATGGGCATGTTTTTCCTCGGGTTCGCCTTTTTCAAATTGCTCAATGTCGAGAAATTTGCTGATGCGTTCGCCACCTACGACGTAATCGCTCGTCGGTCGCGAACGTACGCGATCTCGTACCCCTGGATCGAGGTCGCGTTGGGTTTACTCTTTGTAACGGGAAGCCTCTTGACTGTCGCAAACATTCTGACTGCTGCGATCATGTCGATTGGCTTGGTGGGGGTAATCATGGCCGTGCGAAAGAAGCAGGCGATCCAGTGCGCCTGCCTGGGAACCGCTTTCAATCTGCCCATGTCCTCAGTGACTATCATCGAAAACAGCGTCATGATTGCGATGGCGATTGGGATGCTGGTCATCTAA
- a CDS encoding MerR family transcriptional regulator: MSRFTIGKVAEAAGVGVETVRFYQRRGLLAEPSPVRTLFREYPESTVDRIRFIRRAKDLGFTLAEIGELLALSEIPHESRGKVKQLAEQKLVAIRQKLVDLQQMETTLSGLVQDCSGRGSLDGCPIIEAMIHEPTKCDHRGN; encoded by the coding sequence ATGAGTCGTTTTACCATTGGGAAAGTCGCAGAAGCCGCCGGCGTCGGCGTTGAAACGGTGCGGTTCTATCAGCGTCGCGGATTGCTTGCCGAGCCGTCGCCGGTGAGGACTTTGTTCCGGGAGTATCCGGAGAGCACTGTTGACCGAATCCGCTTCATCAGGCGTGCGAAGGACCTTGGATTTACACTCGCGGAGATTGGCGAACTACTCGCACTTTCAGAGATACCCCATGAATCTCGGGGCAAAGTGAAGCAGCTCGCCGAGCAGAAGCTTGTGGCAATCCGGCAGAAGCTCGTCGACCTTCAGCAGATGGAGACCACGCTATCGGGGCTTGTCCAAGATTGCAGTGGTCGCGGCTCGCTGGACGGCTGTCCGATCATCGAGGCCATGATCCATGAACCAACCAAATGTGACCATCGAGGAAATTGA
- a CDS encoding anti-sigma factor family protein — protein MKCQEAAAQLSAYFDDELASEVADRVRQHVESCQTCQTKLQSFAGIRKLSTQYREPAAEAPSWETFAARMNRAQPTVQLAPDHTPSGRRRLRDVAIIVAALAASVVILLSVRQPEPSDEHAVAQQHSHSHAGAMAGMPSTPIDFQDVVLGFSQDSNLAVNSFASKYDGTEVSIDDAEQDLGFRPQAKKSLPTGVQLVSTRLLTLPECNCAEGECLCGPDGCNCVACVCQRPDGSTYMLVEKCKSQKVSFGDLPVQLVRRGDKTLQVAKSKDGIAVSWEGSHARTTAIGLRDASELDVLLAAN, from the coding sequence ATGAAATGCCAAGAAGCCGCCGCACAGCTATCGGCATACTTCGACGACGAACTCGCCAGCGAGGTGGCTGACCGAGTCAGGCAGCATGTGGAGTCGTGCCAGACCTGCCAAACGAAACTGCAATCCTTCGCGGGAATTCGCAAACTGTCGACGCAGTATCGCGAACCAGCGGCCGAAGCCCCTTCCTGGGAGACGTTTGCCGCCCGAATGAATAGGGCGCAACCAACGGTGCAGCTCGCGCCTGATCACACGCCCAGCGGTCGGCGAAGACTAAGGGATGTTGCAATCATTGTCGCCGCGCTGGCGGCATCCGTCGTGATCCTGTTGTCGGTTCGACAGCCTGAGCCTTCGGATGAACATGCAGTCGCACAACAGCACTCGCATTCTCATGCCGGAGCGATGGCTGGCATGCCTTCAACGCCCATCGACTTTCAAGACGTGGTGCTGGGCTTTAGCCAAGATTCCAATCTCGCAGTGAATTCGTTCGCCTCCAAGTACGACGGAACCGAGGTGTCGATTGACGATGCAGAACAGGATTTAGGGTTCCGGCCTCAGGCAAAAAAGTCGCTTCCGACTGGCGTTCAGTTGGTATCGACTCGCTTGTTGACGTTGCCGGAATGCAACTGTGCCGAAGGTGAGTGCCTCTGTGGCCCCGACGGGTGCAACTGCGTCGCGTGTGTCTGCCAGCGACCCGATGGTTCAACTTACATGTTGGTTGAAAAGTGCAAGTCGCAAAAGGTGAGCTTCGGCGATCTTCCAGTGCAACTTGTTCGTCGCGGTGACAAGACGCTCCAGGTTGCCAAAAGCAAGGATGGAATCGCGGTCTCGTGGGAAGGCTCTCATGCGAGGACGACCGCAATTGGTTTGCGAGACGCATCCGAGTTGGATGTGCTGTTGGCTGCTAATTAG